From the Shewanella amazonensis SB2B genome, one window contains:
- the djlA gene encoding co-chaperone DjlA, whose amino-acid sequence MKYKGKFFGFLIGFMFGKIFGALLGLVVGHWFDKRFAGASGSGSKRQQVFFSTTFAVMGHVAKASGRVTEADIRLASDLMDQLRLDSEARRQAQQAFRDGKAGDFDLKGNLRAFRLLSMGRNELLQMFLEIQIQVALADGELHPNEHRILKVVASELGFRDDALEMLLGRWQAEVNFGRRGGAGKTSLKDAYGLLGIEESATDQDVKRAYRKLMNEHHPDKLVAKGLPEEMMELAKRKAQDIQAAYEAVKAARKMR is encoded by the coding sequence ATGAAGTACAAAGGCAAGTTTTTTGGTTTTTTGATTGGCTTTATGTTCGGCAAGATTTTCGGCGCCTTGCTTGGCCTCGTGGTTGGGCACTGGTTCGATAAACGATTTGCCGGCGCCTCGGGTTCAGGCAGTAAGCGCCAACAGGTGTTTTTCAGCACGACCTTTGCGGTGATGGGGCATGTGGCCAAGGCATCTGGCCGGGTCACCGAGGCCGATATCCGTTTGGCATCGGATCTGATGGATCAGTTAAGGCTCGACAGCGAAGCCCGCCGTCAGGCGCAGCAGGCGTTTCGGGATGGCAAGGCCGGTGACTTCGACCTCAAGGGCAATCTCAGGGCGTTCAGGCTGTTATCCATGGGCCGTAACGAATTGTTGCAGATGTTCCTGGAGATCCAAATCCAGGTAGCATTGGCCGACGGTGAGCTGCACCCCAACGAGCACAGGATCCTCAAGGTAGTCGCATCAGAGTTGGGCTTCCGGGATGATGCATTGGAAATGCTCCTTGGCCGCTGGCAGGCAGAAGTGAATTTTGGCCGCCGTGGCGGGGCTGGCAAGACCTCGCTCAAGGATGCCTATGGCTTGTTAGGCATAGAAGAATCTGCTACTGATCAGGATGTTAAGCGAGCCTACCGCAAACTGATGAATGAACATCATCCCGACAAACTGGTGGCCAAGGGCTTACCGGAGGAAATGATGGAACTCGCCAAGCGCAAGGCTCAGGATATCCAGGCCGCCTATGAGGCGGTCAAGGCCGCGCGAAAGATGCGCTGA
- the murU gene encoding N-acetylmuramate alpha-1-phosphate uridylyltransferase MurU has translation MKAMILAAGRGERLRPLTDTVPKPLVQAAGKPLIEYHLEKLAAIGVREVIINTAWLGHKLVETLEDGSRFGLMIQYSHEDEALETAGGILKALPLLGDEPFLVINGDIYIDALPVLSPSPELLSGETLAHLYLVDNPPQHPQGDFALEQGILSAEGKPTFTFSGIGIYHPALFRTLAPGRHALGPLLRQHMNDGRIRGEHFDRYWCDVGTPERLDALNQRLMALGV, from the coding sequence ATGAAAGCCATGATCCTCGCCGCGGGGCGGGGCGAGCGCTTGCGACCGCTCACAGACACAGTCCCCAAGCCGCTGGTGCAAGCCGCTGGCAAACCCCTGATTGAATACCACCTCGAAAAGCTTGCGGCCATCGGGGTGCGGGAGGTGATCATCAATACCGCCTGGCTCGGGCACAAGCTGGTGGAAACCCTTGAAGATGGCAGCCGATTTGGTCTGATGATTCAGTACAGCCACGAAGATGAGGCGCTGGAAACCGCTGGTGGAATTCTTAAGGCTTTGCCGCTGCTGGGGGATGAGCCTTTTCTGGTGATCAATGGTGATATTTATATTGATGCCTTGCCCGTCTTGTCACCAAGCCCTGAGCTGCTGTCGGGGGAGACCCTGGCGCATCTCTACCTGGTGGACAACCCGCCACAGCATCCCCAGGGGGATTTTGCGCTGGAGCAGGGCATCCTCAGCGCCGAGGGGAAGCCAACGTTTACCTTCTCCGGGATAGGCATTTATCATCCGGCGCTCTTTCGCACGCTGGCACCCGGGCGTCATGCGCTGGGGCCGCTGCTGCGGCAACACATGAACGATGGGCGCATTCGCGGCGAACATTTTGACCGGTATTGGTGCGATGTGGGCACACCCGAGAGGCTCGATGCCCTCAATCAACGACTTATGGCGCTTGGAGTGTAA
- a CDS encoding aminoglycoside phosphotransferase family protein has product MLAIIKQFFAKSHGTTVSDSRFLALNHWLSNTFGEPLSPVLISGDASFRRYFRAVHQGRAMVIMDTPVALIPTEPFVAVRNAYAASGLPVPGIIAKDDEQGFMALEDFGDVQLLSLLNSQSVRHWYPRALALLPGIAAVTQTVLGPLPDYDDAFVRRELGIFTEWLLGTHLKLELTSDEEAIIADAFDMLTQNALEQPKVGMHRDFHSRNLMVVDGELKLLDFQDAVLGPVTYDAVSLLRDCYIRWSEDLVDDMLVEFFVLAHEHALVPPHTDMVQFRRWFELMGLQRHIKAAGIFARLNHRDGKAGYLKDIPLTMHYIRDVAVRYKELGDFAQFIMRRVMPALEAGA; this is encoded by the coding sequence ATGCTGGCTATAATAAAGCAATTTTTTGCCAAGAGCCATGGAACGACCGTGTCAGACTCGAGATTTCTTGCCCTTAATCATTGGCTTTCCAACACCTTTGGAGAGCCGCTTTCCCCAGTGCTGATTTCCGGCGATGCCAGCTTCAGGCGCTACTTTCGCGCGGTGCATCAGGGCCGCGCCATGGTGATCATGGATACCCCGGTCGCCCTGATCCCCACCGAGCCCTTTGTGGCTGTGCGCAATGCCTACGCCGCAAGCGGTCTGCCGGTACCCGGCATCATTGCCAAAGACGACGAGCAGGGCTTTATGGCGCTGGAGGACTTTGGCGATGTACAGCTTTTGTCGCTGCTGAACAGTCAAAGTGTGCGTCACTGGTATCCCAGGGCGCTGGCACTCTTGCCGGGCATTGCAGCGGTAACCCAAACGGTGCTGGGGCCATTGCCCGACTATGATGATGCCTTTGTACGCCGTGAACTCGGCATCTTTACTGAGTGGCTGCTTGGCACCCATCTCAAGCTGGAATTAACCAGCGACGAAGAGGCCATCATTGCAGACGCTTTCGATATGCTGACCCAAAACGCTCTGGAGCAACCCAAGGTGGGAATGCACAGAGACTTCCACAGCCGTAATCTGATGGTTGTTGATGGAGAGCTTAAGTTGCTGGATTTTCAGGATGCTGTGCTTGGACCTGTGACCTATGATGCTGTGTCGCTGCTGCGGGACTGTTACATTCGCTGGAGCGAAGATCTGGTGGATGACATGTTGGTGGAATTTTTTGTGCTGGCCCACGAGCACGCATTGGTTCCGCCACACACAGATATGGTGCAGTTCAGACGTTGGTTTGAGCTCATGGGGCTGCAGCGTCATATCAAGGCAGCCGGCATTTTTGCGCGCCTCAATCACAGAGATGGCAAGGCCGGTTACCTCAAGGACATTCCACTCACCATGCACTATATCCGCGATGTGGCGGTGCGCTACAAGGAGCTTGGCGACTTTGCCCAGTTTATCATGAGGCGGGTCATGCCGGCGCTGGAGGCTGGAGCATGA
- the lptD gene encoding LPS assembly protein LptD, whose product MQIRYILALGLLPCQAMANDAVPEPAPDQCLVAPPIPLPSAPQSASAEEQVEIRSVSSDAVMNQNATFEGDVQFRQGNRSISADRANMDYEKQQLNAEGNLVFQDSQFTVTADNLSAKIKDNSATLNGAQYWLHGQQVHGNARKLEITKDNNLILSGTDFTTCPPGDSSWLLEAERIKIDSSEEWGEIWNAKMRIADIPVFYVPYMTVPVSDKRKTGFLFPQFSTSTTNGVEIATPWYWNIAPEYDLTLTPHYMSARGLYLQSEFRYLAGDAQAGRVNLEYLGSDRLLENSDDRYLYHWEHRGAIDKHWRVNAAFTDVSDNNYFNDLDSEVARATDNQLSRIGEMSYFENDWNISARVQDIKVLGEDEVPYQVMPQLSFNYRSQDLLNTLEFSFFGEATNFEHKEQDQVTATRLHLQPTLSLPIHGPAGSLTSELTLLQTNYWQRNTDLMPDSELNSSVSRTLPRAKVHGQINLERNTQWLGESYRQTLEPQVQYLYVGYEDQDDIGIYDSARLQDDYYGLFRARRFSGLDRISDANQLTLGLTTRFFDDRNQEQFKFSLGQILYFSESKVSLTEGIAEERPSSSAIAAELDAHLYEDWYFSGALQYDARTRDNKKSEFTLDYRPGGEKLVQFSYRYVPDLVNTNTNEEVGISQAGMRTTWPLTDSLYFVGNWYYDLNESRSVEAYTGFQYESCCWAVRLSYHYRIKTNYDDDFNPVQDNRELFESGVYLNFVIKGLGGSGPMGVSDMLDEGLFNYRKPLYLRN is encoded by the coding sequence ATGCAGATCCGTTACATATTGGCCCTCGGCCTGCTTCCCTGTCAGGCTATGGCCAACGATGCCGTGCCTGAGCCCGCCCCGGATCAATGTCTGGTGGCGCCTCCCATTCCATTGCCAAGTGCACCGCAGTCAGCCTCAGCCGAAGAACAGGTAGAAATCCGCTCTGTGTCTTCTGACGCCGTGATGAATCAAAACGCCACGTTCGAAGGCGACGTACAATTCCGTCAGGGCAATCGTTCCATCTCCGCAGACCGTGCGAACATGGATTACGAAAAACAGCAGTTGAATGCCGAAGGCAATCTGGTATTTCAGGACAGCCAGTTTACCGTTACCGCCGACAATCTCAGCGCCAAAATCAAAGACAACAGCGCCACGCTGAACGGCGCACAGTATTGGCTGCACGGCCAGCAGGTTCACGGTAATGCCCGCAAGCTTGAGATAACCAAAGACAATAACCTCATTCTCAGTGGCACCGACTTTACCACCTGCCCGCCGGGTGACAGCTCCTGGCTGCTGGAAGCCGAACGGATCAAGATTGACTCCAGCGAAGAGTGGGGCGAGATCTGGAATGCCAAGATGCGCATTGCCGATATCCCGGTATTCTATGTCCCCTACATGACGGTGCCGGTCTCGGACAAGCGAAAAACCGGTTTCCTGTTCCCACAATTCAGCACCAGCACCACCAACGGCGTGGAAATCGCCACGCCCTGGTACTGGAATATTGCCCCCGAATACGACCTGACCCTGACGCCGCACTACATGTCGGCGCGAGGGCTGTATCTGCAGAGTGAGTTTCGTTATCTCGCGGGTGATGCTCAGGCTGGCCGGGTAAATCTGGAATACCTCGGCAGCGATCGTCTGCTGGAAAACAGCGACGACCGTTACCTGTATCACTGGGAACACAGGGGCGCCATCGACAAACATTGGCGCGTCAATGCGGCCTTCACCGATGTTTCCGATAATAACTACTTTAACGATCTGGATTCTGAAGTTGCCAGGGCAACGGATAACCAGCTGTCCCGCATCGGCGAAATGAGTTATTTCGAAAACGACTGGAATATCAGTGCCCGGGTTCAGGACATCAAGGTACTGGGTGAGGACGAAGTGCCTTATCAGGTGATGCCACAGTTAAGTTTTAACTACCGCAGCCAGGATTTACTCAACACACTCGAGTTCAGTTTTTTCGGCGAAGCCACCAACTTTGAGCACAAAGAACAAGACCAGGTCACTGCCACCCGGCTGCACCTGCAGCCCACCTTGAGTTTGCCCATTCACGGGCCAGCCGGTTCGTTAACCAGCGAGTTAACCCTGCTGCAAACCAACTACTGGCAACGTAACACCGATTTGATGCCAGACTCTGAACTGAACAGTTCCGTCAGCCGCACCCTGCCAAGAGCCAAGGTGCACGGTCAGATCAATCTGGAGCGCAATACCCAGTGGTTGGGTGAATCCTACCGTCAAACCCTGGAGCCTCAGGTCCAATATTTGTATGTGGGTTACGAAGATCAGGATGATATCGGTATCTACGACAGCGCCAGATTGCAGGACGACTACTATGGTCTGTTCCGCGCACGCCGCTTCTCCGGTCTGGACCGTATCTCCGATGCCAACCAGCTGACACTGGGGTTGACCACCCGTTTCTTCGATGACCGCAACCAGGAACAGTTCAAGTTCAGCCTCGGCCAGATTCTTTATTTCTCCGAGAGCAAGGTATCCCTGACCGAAGGGATTGCCGAAGAACGCCCCAGCTCATCGGCCATTGCAGCCGAACTGGATGCCCATCTCTACGAAGACTGGTATTTCAGTGGCGCGCTGCAATACGATGCCCGCACCCGGGATAATAAAAAATCAGAGTTCACACTGGATTACCGTCCCGGCGGTGAAAAGCTGGTGCAGTTCAGCTACCGCTATGTGCCGGATTTGGTGAATACCAACACCAATGAAGAGGTTGGCATCAGCCAGGCCGGTATGCGCACCACCTGGCCCTTGACCGATAGCCTCTACTTTGTCGGCAACTGGTACTACGACCTCAATGAAAGTCGTTCGGTAGAAGCCTATACAGGTTTCCAGTATGAAAGCTGCTGCTGGGCCGTGCGTTTGAGCTACCACTACCGGATAAAGACCAATTACGATGACGATTTCAATCCGGTGCAGGATAACCGCGAACTCTTTGAAAGCGGTGTGTACCTGAATTTCGTGATAAAAGGCCTTGGCGGCTCAGGCCCCATGGGTGTCAGCGACATGCTGGATGAAGGGCTGTTCAACTACAGAAAGCCGCTTTATCTGAGGAATTAA
- the surA gene encoding peptidylprolyl isomerase SurA, which produces MKPCKKLIFAALAMTMGFQSLAAPQPLDRVAVQVNDGIVLESEIQNMMDTVKKNALAAGQTLPSDDALRTQVIERLILTRLQLQMAERVGLHIGDLQLDQAIENIAREQKMTVAQMQQAIQAEGMSFAQYREQLREEITLGEIQRIQVQRRIQVSPQEINNLVKMIEEQGNKDVEYQIGHILIEVPSNPTSAELESASKRAQAVMDRLNSGNDFRSIAIAASSGPKALEGGVWDYMNINEMPTLFAEVIGDAKKDAIIGPIKSGSGFHILKIMDIRGLQTREIEEVRARHILLKPSPILSEERAKAMLDQFVTQIKSGEAKFADIARQYSEDPGSATKGGELGWAEPNIYVPEFAQMLGQLSLDEISAPFRTAHGWHIVQLEEKRKTDATEKFNTNRAHQLIFRRKFNEELQGWLDEIRSEAHIDVWEAEANRG; this is translated from the coding sequence ATGAAACCCTGTAAGAAATTGATTTTTGCCGCTCTGGCCATGACCATGGGCTTCCAGAGCTTAGCTGCACCCCAACCCCTGGATCGCGTTGCCGTGCAGGTGAACGACGGTATTGTGCTGGAAAGCGAAATCCAGAACATGATGGATACCGTAAAGAAAAACGCGTTAGCGGCTGGCCAGACGCTGCCTTCTGACGATGCCCTGCGCACCCAGGTAATTGAGCGTCTTATCCTGACTCGCCTGCAATTGCAGATGGCCGAACGCGTCGGTCTGCATATTGGTGATTTGCAACTGGATCAGGCCATCGAAAATATCGCCCGCGAACAGAAAATGACAGTAGCTCAGATGCAACAGGCTATTCAGGCCGAAGGCATGAGCTTTGCCCAGTACCGCGAGCAGCTGCGCGAAGAAATCACCCTCGGTGAAATCCAGCGTATTCAGGTACAGCGTCGTATCCAGGTTTCTCCTCAGGAAATCAACAACCTGGTGAAGATGATTGAAGAACAGGGCAACAAGGACGTGGAATATCAGATTGGTCACATCCTGATTGAAGTACCCAGCAATCCCACCAGTGCCGAGCTGGAGTCCGCCAGCAAGCGTGCTCAGGCCGTTATGGATCGCCTGAACAGCGGCAACGATTTCCGTTCAATCGCCATTGCCGCCTCGTCCGGCCCCAAGGCGCTGGAAGGCGGTGTTTGGGATTATATGAACATCAACGAAATGCCGACCCTGTTTGCGGAAGTGATTGGTGATGCAAAGAAAGATGCCATCATAGGTCCTATCAAGAGTGGCTCCGGTTTCCATATCCTGAAAATCATGGATATCCGCGGCCTGCAAACCCGTGAAATCGAAGAAGTGCGTGCCCGTCATATATTGCTGAAGCCGTCACCAATCCTTTCTGAGGAGCGCGCCAAGGCCATGCTGGACCAGTTCGTCACCCAGATTAAGAGCGGTGAAGCCAAGTTTGCCGATATCGCCCGCCAGTATTCTGAAGACCCCGGTTCTGCCACCAAGGGCGGTGAGCTGGGTTGGGCGGAGCCCAACATCTATGTGCCTGAATTCGCACAGATGCTCGGTCAGTTAAGCCTGGATGAAATCAGCGCACCGTTTCGCACTGCCCACGGCTGGCACATAGTGCAGCTGGAAGAAAAGCGCAAAACAGACGCCACCGAGAAGTTCAACACCAACCGTGCGCATCAGCTGATTTTCCGCCGTAAATTCAACGAGGAGCTGCAAGGCTGGCTCGATGAAATTCGCAGTGAAGCCCATATCGATGTGTGGGAAGCCGAAGCTAACCGAGGTTAA
- the pdxA gene encoding 4-hydroxythreonine-4-phosphate dehydrogenase PdxA, whose protein sequence is MTVKRIAITPGEPAGIGPDLVIQLAQQAWPVQLVVCADPELLHSRARKLGLPLTLEPYDASQPAKPQAAGTLTLVPFKLNAPAECGKLNEQNGRYVVDTLSYAGEKNMTGEFDAVVTGPVHKGIINQAGISFSGHTEFFANQAGCQDVVMLLACPGLQVALVTTHIPLAYVAKAITRERLHKIIKILHQDLVSKFGIASPKIYVCGLNPHAGEDGHLGREELDVIIPALNELREELNFNIVGPLPADTLFQPKYLDDADVVLAMYHDQGLPVLKAQGFGKSVNITLGLPYIRTSVDHGTALELAGTGRADIGSFVCALNKAIELAAKTN, encoded by the coding sequence GTGACAGTGAAACGCATAGCCATCACCCCCGGAGAGCCTGCCGGTATAGGCCCAGATCTGGTTATTCAGCTTGCCCAGCAAGCCTGGCCGGTACAGTTGGTGGTATGCGCCGATCCTGAGCTGCTGCACAGCCGGGCCCGTAAGTTGGGCCTGCCACTGACTCTGGAGCCCTATGACGCCAGCCAGCCCGCCAAACCTCAGGCGGCGGGTACCCTCACCCTGGTGCCTTTCAAGCTGAATGCACCGGCCGAGTGTGGCAAGCTCAATGAGCAAAACGGGCGCTATGTGGTAGATACCCTGAGCTACGCCGGCGAGAAAAACATGACCGGCGAGTTTGATGCCGTAGTTACGGGCCCCGTGCACAAGGGCATCATCAACCAGGCGGGCATCTCGTTCAGTGGTCATACTGAGTTTTTTGCCAATCAGGCGGGTTGCCAGGATGTGGTGATGCTGCTGGCCTGCCCCGGTTTGCAGGTCGCGCTGGTGACTACCCATATCCCACTGGCGTATGTGGCCAAAGCCATTACGCGAGAAAGATTACATAAAATTATCAAGATCCTGCATCAGGATCTGGTCAGCAAGTTTGGCATTGCCTCACCCAAAATTTATGTCTGCGGCCTTAACCCCCATGCCGGGGAAGATGGACACCTGGGCCGCGAGGAACTGGATGTAATCATCCCAGCCCTCAATGAACTCAGGGAAGAGCTGAACTTTAATATCGTCGGCCCGTTGCCTGCAGATACCCTGTTCCAGCCTAAATATCTGGACGATGCCGATGTGGTACTTGCCATGTACCACGATCAGGGATTGCCGGTACTGAAGGCACAGGGCTTTGGCAAATCCGTCAACATTACCCTTGGCCTGCCTTACATTCGCACCTCGGTGGACCATGGTACCGCCCTGGAGCTGGCAGGTACGGGTCGCGCCGACATCGGCAGTTTTGTTTGTGCCCTCAACAAGGCCATCGAGCTGGCTGCCAAGACCAACTGA
- the rsmA gene encoding 16S rRNA (adenine(1518)-N(6)/adenine(1519)-N(6))-dimethyltransferase RsmA has product MSNKVHLGHTARKRFGQNFLTDGNIINRIVGAISPDDDHVMVEIGPGLAALTEPVAMGIKNLTVIELDRDLAERLKVHPTLKDKLTIHQGDAMKFDFSQLVEPERKLKVFGNLPYNISTPLMFHLFEFAEHIENMHFMLQKEVVLRLSASPGTKAYGKLTVMAQYYCQVVPVLEVPPGCFTPPPKVDSAVVRLVPYAEKPWPCHDVEMLRKVCNTAFNMRRKTLRNNLKPLLQDADFDVLGIDAGLRPEDISVAQYVAMANYLCEKR; this is encoded by the coding sequence ATGAGTAATAAAGTCCACTTGGGCCATACGGCCAGAAAGCGTTTCGGTCAGAACTTCCTGACCGATGGAAACATTATCAACCGCATCGTAGGCGCCATTTCGCCAGACGATGACCACGTGATGGTGGAAATTGGCCCGGGCCTCGCCGCCCTGACCGAGCCCGTTGCCATGGGCATCAAAAACCTTACGGTAATCGAGCTTGACCGGGATCTGGCCGAACGCTTGAAAGTTCACCCCACCCTGAAGGATAAACTCACTATCCATCAGGGCGATGCCATGAAGTTTGACTTCAGCCAGTTGGTAGAGCCTGAGCGCAAGCTCAAGGTCTTTGGTAACCTGCCATACAATATCTCAACCCCGCTGATGTTCCATCTGTTCGAATTTGCCGAGCACATTGAGAACATGCACTTTATGCTGCAAAAAGAAGTGGTGCTGCGCCTCTCTGCTTCTCCGGGCACCAAAGCCTATGGCAAGCTGACCGTCATGGCACAATACTACTGTCAGGTAGTCCCGGTACTGGAAGTGCCACCGGGCTGCTTTACCCCTCCGCCAAAAGTGGATTCGGCTGTGGTACGCCTGGTGCCTTATGCCGAAAAACCCTGGCCGTGTCATGATGTGGAAATGCTGCGCAAGGTGTGTAACACCGCCTTCAATATGCGTCGCAAGACCCTGCGCAATAACCTGAAACCCCTTCTTCAGGACGCCGACTTTGATGTTCTTGGCATAGATGCCGGTTTACGCCCCGAAGACATCAGCGTTGCCCAATATGTGGCCATGGCCAACTATTTGTGTGAAAAGCGATAA
- the apaG gene encoding Co2+/Mg2+ efflux protein ApaG, with amino-acid sequence MTDVDPAIKVEVNTEYLEEQSTPAEHKYVFSYTITIINLGDRAAKLESRHWIITDANGHITEVQGAGVVGETPTIPPNTAYQYTSGTVMETPVGFMEGRYGMVWEDGKPFQAAIPTFRLAVPGVLH; translated from the coding sequence ATGACCGACGTAGATCCCGCAATCAAGGTTGAGGTAAATACCGAATACCTGGAAGAGCAATCCACGCCCGCAGAGCACAAGTACGTGTTCAGCTACACCATCACCATCATTAATCTGGGCGACCGAGCCGCCAAACTGGAGAGCCGTCACTGGATTATCACAGATGCCAACGGTCACATAACCGAAGTGCAGGGTGCCGGCGTGGTGGGTGAAACCCCCACCATACCTCCCAACACCGCATATCAGTACACCAGTGGCACTGTGATGGAAACACCGGTCGGCTTTATGGAAGGCCGCTACGGTATGGTCTGGGAAGATGGAAAACCGTTTCAGGCCGCCATTCCCACCTTCCGCCTGGCCGTGCCCGGCGTACTGCATTAA
- a CDS encoding symmetrical bis(5'-nucleosyl)-tetraphosphatase: MARYFVGDIQGCYEELMRLLLRVDFHPSRDELWAVGDLVARGPESHKVLGFFTSLGDAAKAVLGNHDLHLLAIQAGLKRPKPSDKLKKLLESKHLPGFIHWVRHQPLMRELPEHKLIMTHAGVPPQWDLPTLREEASEVNKVLMSDTYLDLIGSMYTEEPESWDPDASGFLRHRYCIDALTRMRFLYLDGRLDFACKKPPADCEGLALKPWFEFPSKLDDFTLVFGHWAALMGKTDNPRRIALDTGCCWGEDLTLWHLETGEKITQKKLK, encoded by the coding sequence ATGGCGCGATACTTTGTCGGCGACATCCAGGGCTGTTATGAAGAGCTGATGCGGCTGCTCCTGCGGGTAGACTTTCATCCGTCGCGGGATGAACTCTGGGCCGTGGGCGATCTGGTTGCCAGGGGGCCCGAGTCCCACAAGGTGTTGGGCTTTTTCACCTCATTGGGTGATGCCGCCAAAGCCGTGCTGGGTAATCATGATTTGCATCTGCTTGCCATACAGGCCGGGCTCAAACGTCCCAAACCCAGCGACAAGCTTAAAAAGCTTTTGGAATCCAAACACCTGCCTGGGTTTATTCACTGGGTGCGCCATCAACCCCTGATGCGGGAGCTTCCCGAACATAAGCTCATCATGACCCATGCCGGGGTGCCTCCCCAATGGGATTTGCCCACACTGCGGGAAGAAGCAAGCGAAGTGAACAAGGTACTGATGAGCGACACTTACCTTGACCTGATAGGCAGCATGTACACCGAAGAGCCGGAGAGTTGGGATCCCGATGCATCTGGATTTCTGAGGCACAGATACTGTATCGACGCCCTGACGCGGATGCGCTTTCTTTACCTCGACGGTCGCCTGGACTTTGCCTGCAAAAAGCCCCCCGCCGACTGCGAAGGCTTGGCCTTGAAGCCCTGGTTTGAATTCCCGTCTAAGTTGGATGATTTTACCCTGGTGTTCGGTCATTGGGCCGCCCTGATGGGAAAAACAGATAATCCCAGGCGTATAGCCTTGGACACCGGCTGCTGTTGGGGTGAAGACCTCACACTCTGGCACCTTGAAACCGGGGAAAAAATTACCCAAAAGAAGTTAAAATAG